The genomic region AAATGCAAACACTAATTATCAGTTTGCTCTTATGCTTAAGATTTCTTAttgtatttttctcttttcaatTTGACATTAAGGAAAAATTAGCATTGTCTCAGGCAGGTTAATAGATTTACAAAgcaccattaaaaaaaaaaaggacttcTGCATATTTAAATATAGTATTTGCATTATTGAACAGCTAAAGTAGAAagagcagagagagaaagaagaagaaatgaaTGTTCTGAAATGATCTCACTGCGATTTCTATCAGATGTTATATAGACACACAAACAAGTGAGAAAGGTTTGTCCAAAAGTCCACTAATTATGATGATGGTGGCAGAACTGCTGTTTATCTTACTGGCAGGCACCCTCCCAGCTATGAATAATTATTCAGAAGTGATACTTTCATCTGAAGCCAATATGGTGACAGTGAGATTTCTAAAGGTTGATGTACTAATTCAATCCAATTCGATTTCCTGCAAGTATCAAGTTACAGATAAGGAAGTGAGTGGATTACCTGAAGTCTGGAATTTTTTCCACATAAACATTGACCTGCAAACGTTTGGCTGCTTGCAGGATGATCCCGGTcagctgcaaaaacagaacCATAATTTGTTAGAAGCACATGGTAGAGAGACTTACATCTAATCTCATATCACGCCTACAAGGTTAATATGCATTTTTATGTCAAATAGCcagagttttccttttttcagctATTGTTCAAAGTATAAATATCAAAGTACACACATAGTTTTTGCCAGATATGTCTGAAATTGTTGGGCTTTTAGATTGGGATTAGAAAATATGACAGACAAGAAAGGGAGAGGAGGACTGGAAGAGTAGATCAACAAATTATCAACTGATCcacaaatggatggatagatggattaatggatggatgaacagaaatttacaaatagatggatggaagaaagaacagatacagGTGGGTTGATCCAACTTAAAGGCAATGTGACAAGAAATAAAGTCTagaacacaaataattttcaCACTTATCCAGACATGGAACATGGAAAATCTAGACTGTTCCAGAATTTTCCTGAACGTGTTGGAACCCTTCAAGTGTTAGCTTTGAACATTTATACCTAATTATTATTCCTTTAAATATTCACTATGTATACCAACAGGTCTCCACTAAAATAAGAGTCATGTTCCAGAACTTCCAGTAGATTTACTTACAATAGTCAAATACATATAGCCAATTAGAGTATTAGAGAAGAACACAGTGAGAGGCACACTAGCCTACTTCAATGTGTAGTATATATTTGTAACAATAGGTTGACACTCATACCAGCAACCTTCTGACTGAATGCAACCACCTAACATCTTAAGCTAAGCAACCGCCCCAATGTTGCATTTTCctataggaaaaaaaacagcttcactGCTTTAAAGATGGTTGCAGCATTGTTCAGAGGACTTTGAGCAGTCTCAGTAATCTTAAGTAGATCCATGGCTCGAGTACAGGAGGTCAAATAGGGGATAAATAGTAAGTTGTTTAACTCACACTATAAATGCTTATGTCACAGTTACTATGTAAGTTCCCCTTGCCTTATGCCTCTGCAAGATAACGTATTTCTCATTTTGCAGATCTAAAAGCTAAGTGTCAATGCACATACTGCAACCTTCTtaatacagaaagaaagaaagaaaactatttttccAACAGTTTGATTGTGTAACCAGAGTAAAGTACACATTTTTAGAAAGGGTCACACTTCTACTTTTAGAAGTCCAAGCTTCTATTTTAAGGACTATTGGGCAATGTTTCTTATAATAGCTTTCCAGCTAAAAATCTTTGCAGAACTTTGCCTTTGTGTGTATTAGTAATTCACTTCTTACCAATGATTTGCaattcatttagtttttatgcAATGACACATATCATCAATGATGCAGAATACAGTCAGAAGCACAAAAAAAACCCTGATGCACAAAGAGAATCAGCATTTTTTTTCAAGCTTCATACATTTacaaaattctgtaaaaaaaaattgaaaaccatgaatcacTTTCCTTTCaccttattacatttattattcACACCTCTGTGTTGTTCtatcagataaaatacattaaacctTGTAGTTGGAACGTGACAATAATATGACAATAAACTTAATATGAATTACTCCGGGTATAGAGTGTCTTGTGTTTCCTAGCTCATTTAAATGCAAGACCCGACAAATCTGATTATTCATGAGCTTCCAGGTGCATACTATTTATCTAAATCTGTTTTTCTGTATCTGTGCCTAATTATCAAATATTTGTCCCAACATCAGCCAGGCTATTACAGTATGAAAATCTGATATCGGCTGTCAGAGCTTATCTCTGGTAACAGTTCGGTACCAAGAACCGGTGCTATAATTTTTATCCACTGTTTCCATGCTCACCACAGACAAACAGCTGCAAAACTGAGATAGTTCACCACCTAGTGGTGTGATTTTGTACTACACATTGGTACACATtaaaaaccatccatccatccatctattttctatagctgcttcttctgtacagggtcgccagtccatcgcagggcacagagacacacaggacaaacaaccatgcacgcacccataacacctaagggcaatttaaggtaaccaattaacctaacgaCATGTCTTTGAAAtgtgggagaaagccggagtacctggagagaacccatgcatgcaggggagaacatgcaactcCATGAAGAAAGACCCCCACCCGGGAGTCAAaccgaggaccttcttgctacaagggaACAtagctaccaactgcgccaccatgcagcaccATTAAAAacccattaataaaaaaaaagatgctgtATCAAGAAATGTACAACATCAGAAAGTAAAGAAAGGCCACAAATCATATGTTCagtgaaataaaagtaaatcaTACTGGATTGATGTCAATGGCAGTCTCATGCTCCTCCTTCTTAGGCCTCATGCCGAACACATCCTGCACAAATTTCTCATCAGCCTGGTAGAAGTGTGGGGAGGACATGATGATGGGAGCTCCTAAACACCACCGAGATAAGATTATAGAAGCAGATAATAACTAAACAAATTGAATCAAGAAGCCAGACTATATATCATCCATGACAAAACTAGATTTCCCACCTTGTTTACACAGGCTGACATTGAGCAGGCCTGAGCCGAGGCAGTTACCGGCAGGCACACAGAAGCCTGCGTTGGCCGGGTTCACAGTCACATTGGCGAAAACTTCGAAGGGGGGAACGAAACGATAGCCAGAGATCCCCTTCACAGTCACATCATTAGTGTACACTGCATACAAAGACCTGGAAAACAGAGTCACATGAAGGGAAAAAAGAGCAACTGCATTTATTCTGCACAGTCAGGCTTTCAGGATTTCAGCTTACTGCAGAGCACAACAGGTTTTACAGTGTTCAAAGGTTCACATGCATCTTGGGCCTTATTCTTTCAATAAACACGCTAAGCAGGTAGTAGGCCAGCACACCACACTTCCTCATACTGGTCTATTCACTGTAAAAGTCTGTTAACATAGCCCTAATCATTCCAGGGAGctaaacttaaaaacaaactcaaactaaAGTGGTATCATTAATCCAATCCCCACATCAGGATAGTTCTGCAAATAATGAGGAACACATTGCACCAAATGTCTTTAGCCAACAAGGGGGTCAAGGGTTAAAACCAGAAATGCTGCATCAGCAAAAGGGTTCATAAGGGATGGCAGAAGttatttttatacagaaatgtaaacacaaaaggataaaatgctaaattttgCACTGTCAAACTAGAATAACAATTTTtccagaaagaaaaataaatagttttataTTCCAAGATTCATACTTGCTGTGGCAGCAGCTCACCTGCACAGGTCAGAGGAGAACATGTAGAGCTCTGCATTCTTGCTGATGATTGGATGGAAAGATGCTCCATTGGTTCCATTGATCATATTGCACTCATCAGACGTCCACCAGTCCAAAGAGCTGCATTCACGATCCAAACattcattattattgtttttcattgtAATAAAATCTCATTTCAGGAGTTAAAGACAGCTTTGGTCATTTAGACAGCAGCAACTAAAAAGGGTTAACACAGATACATACAACAACCTCTGCGATTATTCTCacctctggtaaagatgtgagAGCTGTGGCACTCATGTGGCGGAATGTTTCCACATGGCCAAAGAAACCCGTTACAGACTGGTTATACTGGTGATTAAAGTGCGTACGCTCAAGTGTGTGTTGGAAAGCGATGTGCGTGTCATTTTCTTATGGAGGAATGTCTtcaaacactgaaataaaagGCTGACAGCAATGGTGAGACGTTACACTGAGCTGTACAGCAAAGAGGATGGGTTTGGTGTAaaacaggggtgtccaaagtgcagcCTGTGGGCCATTTGCAGTCCCTGGAATGATTTTGTGGGGCCATTGCCTGCAATTTAAGAATAATTATTTGGCCCATCAGCACGGGtggtttatattttaattagggCAAAATTAttaccaaaacattttaatcttcTTACAGTCTTTTTAAGTACAATACAATTTATatctcccctccttgaaccgtcaccttaacgtggtggaggggtttgagtgctcaaatgatcctagaggctatgttgtctggggcctaaatgcccctggtagggtctcccatggcaaacaggctctaggtgatgggtcagacaaagagtggttcaagaatccctcatgaagaacaaaatatcgaggcacgtgacgtcgcccggtggccgggttgctcctcgcgggacccggccgggccaagcccgaacgagagacgcgaggccatcccccggtgggcccaccacctgcagggggaaccgtgagggaccggtgcaaagaggattgggtggcggacgaaggtggagacctcagcggcccgatccccggatgcttaggctggctctagggacatggaatgtcacctcgatggggggaaggagcctgagcttgtgcgggaggtcgagagaaacgctggagggactatgtctctcggctggcctgggaacgccttgggctccccctggaggaactggaggaggtgtctggagagagggacgtctgggcgtctctgctgagtctgctgcccccgcgacccggtcctggataagcggaagacgacgaacgaacgaacaattTATATCTCTTTTAAAACCAAGTTTTTTGCGTTCTCTTTAATTTCAGAGCAGGACCACATCTATCCAGTAACGTTTATACAAAAGGAACCAAATTTCCTTTAATTAATTTACTGAAATTCAAAGAAAGATTGACCCAAATCCTGTCCTCTTGATTTGTTTCTATTCTTTTCATCTGAGCCCGAAAGACTTTGCATATTGGGACCCTTTCTTTTAACGAGGCAAATGTCCAAAACTCTTTTTAAATTTTGGATCTACGATGACTGACACATCTATatccgaaaaaaaaaaaagactattcattgaatgaaaatattgcaggctttattttttgttgagcaggtagaaaatgtaatttttcacaatcagatctttttgttttattaaaatatatttctttttgaCCTGCGAGTCCATTTAACTTGAGGATTTTGGCCCACATGACAAAAAAGTTGGACAACACTGCtgtaaaacaaaggatgaatgtGGAAATGTAGCTTTAGTCATTGTGAAATGTAAAGTATGGTTGAGaaactgtgatgctgtgggcctcttTTACTTCCAACTGtcctgggaaccttgttaaGAGTGCATAGTACCATGAACATATCAGAATGTTTTAAGTACAAATATGTTGGCTTCTGACAGAACACTGAAATGGGTCATCATTTGAGATTTCAGCAGGAATAGTTgaccaaaaaataaatagccaaattaaaaccagacacaaaatcagcCTTATTCTATGGCCTAAATcatatgaaaaaatgtttaaataatgggCTGATATGATGAGAGGCTTTCATAAGAAAGCTCAAGGACTCTGGACAATCCAGAGagattttgcaaataaaatggtCAAAgtttcctttctctctctctctctctgcatgCTCCAACCTTGTGTGTCTGTTGGCAAAAGGGGGGTACACAGAGTATTAGTAAGAACGTACCAATGATTGTGCCATGCATGAGTGCatgtaaaaaaaagcattatttCTTGACGTAATGAATAGACTAGAATTTAGGGTTGGATTTTTCAGGTCGAAATTATGCtactataataataaaaaagaaagtaagAGGGTGCTGTAAATTCAACTCTTTTGAGCAGGCCATATTCTTATCCCCACAGTAGCTCTTCCACTGTGTGGGTGGTGAACAGGCCAATACCAGATCACATTAGCTATAACCTTATTATCTTTAAATCTTTCCATTACCGCCTGTCAAGAACAAAATGAGGAAAATCggtaaaaacatatatttaagaGTGGGTGTAAAATGACAGAAGTTCTGTAAAACCCATTAACCCTATTCATCTCAATCAatgcagaaaataatttaaactgatctGATGAGAACCTTGCATAAGAGAGCCCCAAGGACTCTGGACAATCCAGagattttgcaaataaaattgtcAAAGcttcctttctctctctctctctccgcATGCTCCAACCTTGTGCAATATCATACGGCTAAGGGCTACCCGTTGGCAAAAGGGGTGTACACaaagtattagtaaaaatgTACCAATGACCAATGTACATGAGTGCatgtaaaaaaagcattttttcttGACTAAATAAATAGACTAGAATTTAGGGTTGGATATTTCAGGTTGAAATTATGCtactataataataaaaaaaagaaagtaagagGGtgctttaaattcaattcaattcaaaaatactttatgtgAAATGCTCTAACATGGAGGGCTACGATGATAAAGTCAAGTTGTGACTCACACGTCTTTACTGCTATCATATCGAAGTCACTCATATGATCCCGTTTCATTTAGTACAGTCAAAAACCTCAAGATTATTGGTGGATTAACCACAGAGACAATGGGGGAAAAATAACAGGAAATGCTCtgaatataataaatattaatgcaATCATTTCTTTAGTTAAACCTCAGTGGATTAGTTGGTGTACTGCCAGATGAATAACTCTTTTAACTACATTAAAAAAAGCCATCTACCTTTTCCCGTTCCATGTGTCCACTCTAGCAAAGTCCTTGTAGTTCGGCTGGCCAGTGAAGAACATATAATCTCCATCGCTTGAAGCATTGTTCTTATAGAAAAGCCCAAAAATGTCATCCAGCTCAGGCATAAACGTTTTGAAGGTTTTGAGCAGAACATCTTCATATCCCCACAGTAGCTCTCCCACGGTGTGGGTGGTGAACAGGCCGATACCAGAGAACCGCATGTAGGAAGCGATCAAATTAGCTATAGCCTTATTATCTTTAAATCTTTCCATTACCGTCTATCaagaaaaaatgcagaaaaatcgGTGAAAACATATATTTCAGAATGGGTGTAAAATAAAGTTCTGTAAAACCTATAAAAGCCTATTTCATCTCAATCGatgcagaaaataatttaaactatttattcttaaaaaaaacacttatgcTCATTAGGATATAAAATACTCATTTAAAATGACATCAACCACAGCTACCATAATACAATCTAATTTAACTTTATTACCTTAGAAACAACAAAGTCATAATTTATAGTATTAACTAGTGTAACAGTCTTCGGGAGCATTCTTAAACACAGATTATCCGTTTTTTACATCCTAATTTGGGACATTTATCAACATTTAAGCCCTTTCAATGATTGGCTGTTTGTCCCTTAAATAAACAAGTTGAATATTCCTTTCATCAAattggaaaaggaaaataaaggtcagatttttttactacagttaaaaaaacagctgcattgtTATTGTTTCAAAAGttaggtacaggtccttctcaaaatattagcatattgtgataaagttcattattttctataatgtcatgatgaaaatttaacattcatatattttagattcattgcacactaactgaaatatttcaggtcttttattgtcttaatacggatgattttggcatacagctcatgaaaacccaaaattcctatctcacaaaattagcaaatttcatccgaccaataaaagaaaagtgtttttaatacaaaaaacatcaaccttcaaataatcatgtacagttatgcactcaatacttggtcgggaatcctttggcagaaatgactgcttcaatgcggcgtggcatggaggtaatcagcctgtggcactgctgaggtcttatggaggcccaggatgcttcgatagcggcctttagctcatccagagtgttggtcttgagtctctcaacgttctcttcacaatatcccacagattctctatggggttcaggtcaggagagttggcaggccaattgagcacagtgataccatggtcagtaaaccatttaccagtggttttggcactgtgagcaggtgccaggtcgtgctgaaaaatgaaatcttcatctccataaagcttttcagcagatggaagcatgaagtgctccaaaatctcctgatagctagctgcattgaccctgcccttgataaaacacagtggaccaacaccagcagctgacacggcaccccagcccatcactgactgtgggtacttgacactggacttctggcattttggcatttccttctccccagtcttcctccagactctggcaccttgatttccgaatgacatgcagaatttgctttcatccgaaaaaaatactttggaccactgagcaacagtccagtgctgcttctctgtagcccaggtcaggcgcttctgccgctgtttctggttcaaaagtggcttgacctggggaatgcggcacctgtagcccatttcctgcacacgcctgtgcacggtggctctggatgtttctactccagactcagtccactgcttccgcaggtcccccaaggt from Girardinichthys multiradiatus isolate DD_20200921_A chromosome 8, DD_fGirMul_XY1, whole genome shotgun sequence harbors:
- the scarb2c gene encoding lysosome membrane protein 2c isoform X1, encoding MPLKSCCIYSIGAFSLVMLIIGISLVLSNVFPNVFQSRVKTEVVLRNGTEAFGAWADPPAPIYMQFYFFNLTNPGEVLDGERPAVVEIGPYTYREYRPMEDVVFHDNGTRVAAVNPKTYIFQRNMSRGPESDLIRTVNIPAMTVMERFKDNKAIANLIASYMRFSGIGLFTTHTVGELLWGYEDVLLKTFKTFMPELDDIFGLFYKNNASSDGDYMFFTGQPNYKDFARVDTWNGKSSLDWWTSDECNMINGTNGASFHPIISKNAELYMFSSDLCRSLYAVYTNDVTVKGISGYRFVPPFEVFANVTVNPANAGFCVPAGNCLGSGLLNVSLCKQGAPIIMSSPHFYQADEKFVQDVFGMRPKKEEHETAIDINPLTGIILQAAKRLQVNVYVEKIPDFSETGNVRTVVFPVMYLNESVLIDDGSAKKLQMIVVEKNVVENIPFMLIGVGIILGGIFMFLMCRQKVPESTSAERQPLLSS
- the scarb2c gene encoding lysosome membrane protein 2c isoform X2 — encoded protein: MQFYFFNLTNPGEVLDGERPAVVEIGPYTYREYRPMEDVVFHDNGTRVAAVNPKTYIFQRNMSRGPESDLIRTVNIPAMTVMERFKDNKAIANLIASYMRFSGIGLFTTHTVGELLWGYEDVLLKTFKTFMPELDDIFGLFYKNNASSDGDYMFFTGQPNYKDFARVDTWNGKSSLDWWTSDECNMINGTNGASFHPIISKNAELYMFSSDLCRSLYAVYTNDVTVKGISGYRFVPPFEVFANVTVNPANAGFCVPAGNCLGSGLLNVSLCKQGAPIIMSSPHFYQADEKFVQDVFGMRPKKEEHETAIDINPLTGIILQAAKRLQVNVYVEKIPDFSETGNVRTVVFPVMYLNESVLIDDGSAKKLQMIVVEKNVVENIPFMLIGVGIILGGIFMFLMCRQKVPESTSAERQPLLSS